AAAAGCCGGTTTCCATCTAGCATGGTATGTAGAAGTGACTGCGATGGTAAAGGGTGGATGCTTAGTATACTATTTCTGATTATGGATTTTATCATTGTCAAATAGCTGCAATTACATAGTGCAGAAATTTACAGAATTGTGTATATGGGGAGAAGAGTGAGTTTGTAAGAACAATTCTTACTACCGAAAACAAGTAGttggaagtttttttttcttttcactgtaatttttaaaaactatgttctGGTCTCTTGCAACATTACATTGCATTAATTTACTACATTCTTCACACCAAAACATGCTAAAGTTTACAGGAATAAAGCATATTACATccaattatttttgctttataagtaacatcctttaaaaaaacaaaacccacagcaaaaccaacaaaccctTGTGACAGTTTGCCTGAAAATTTAACTTATATTAAATTCCAAGAAATCATACTGAAAAAAGGTAACTGTTGAAACACCAGAAAGAGCAAACTTATTTGAGCTATTTAAGGTGTTACATTAATATTTCCTTTGCAATGGCTTGCTGTCAAGAAACTAGTAATTAGAAGTTTGTTCATCAAAACAATAgactgttttgctctttttagtTATGCATTTAGCCTGTTTACATAATTCGTCTCAAGGACAGTTACACGCAAACTTGTCCTCCAGTTCTCCTGCAGGCACTGCCTGCTCCACTTGAATGGCCACTGCAGCTATAAGGtagtgcagaaaaaaagaatcccaCAAGAGAACCAAGCTCCCTTTTCTGTTGCAAACCTAATTCATTGTTCCCGTGTCCCCTGTTGACAGGCAGCGCAGACAGCCAAGGCCAGAACACTCTCGTTCTGGCAATGCCGTGTGCGACGTGTAACTGCTAAAGCTCCAAAACCCATTGCTTGTTACCTTCCAGTATCCATGTAGATTATTTAAATCGTAGCAGTAGTGTCCAGTCTGGTAATTACCATTGCTTTGGATTTTGCAGAATTGGACCACACATGTTTAAAATACAGGCTACTTTAAAGACTTGTTAGACACAGTGTGTTTATTAataaatgaatataaaaataagTCAAGCAACAAGGTAATCTTGTATTTGACAATTCTCACATTTCTCTCCAGGAGATAATGACCCTTGTGGATGCAACGCTTTTGAAACTGCAGAAgtagaagaaaatttttttgtatAAGAAGACTTATACGCTTCTCATTCAGATATAAAAGCTTGGATCCTccataaatactttaaaagatcTTTCTCATCAGAAAGATTAATATTGGGCCATTAATAATATACAAACAGTTATATATTCTGTTGATTTAGGTACCACAACTGTGAAACTAACAGCAATAATTAAGAATTTACCTTACTTTGTagactttaaaatatttgaaataaaagatttttagTCTTGGGAGTTTCAGCAAAGCAATGACAGTTTCTTCCTTCATCTATCATaatttaacaactttttttttttaacttattcaGCGTGTATTTCCTTTGCAGAAATATAACTGATGCAGGCATTTGTTAAAAGTATTGTTTAAACACAGGAGTAGGCATAGGTACCATCCAGAAGGGGCTGCTAGCAGTATTCCCGTATGGCAGCATTCACGCACCAGGTTAGGAAGCATTGTCTTTTCACTCATTTTACGAAGTAGCTGCTGTCAGTTCTGAGTTATTGCTAAATTTGCCCTGGAATGTGACATGAAACCAGCAAATGCTGCAGATAAAACAGGGTGGAATCATTCAAGTTTTACTATTTTTGTCATTAGATTTGTTCTTAACAGCGGCTTCCCACTTCTTTTTCTCCAGGGTGTACAGTCTCATAGCTGCTTGTGCATCCTGAATCTAAAAGAGACCAGAACAAACAGAAGGCTTAATGAAACATAGCTGACATGGCTTAAGAACATTATTGGTAATAAGCAGCtaaattttctgtcattttaataCATACTTTCAGTTAACATTTCATAATCTCTTCGGCTTTAGGTTCTGTGACTAGTGGAAGGGGATGAGTATGTGTTCAGAATGCATGGCCCACCACAGGGCTATGCACTTCTTTCTCATCCTGACTTGGAAAGCAATAATGAAAAAACGCTCGATACGGTATCTTGGAGATACCCTCACCATCTGTCCTGCTGCTTCAGTTCATTCCTCTATGATACCCTCCTGTCCACTGAAAGAAAGGAACTAACTGCTGAGATGCAGTAATAGGCTCTCACACGATTTTATCCAACCCGCCGTAGTACAGCAGTGCAGAATGCTGCTTTTAAGGTAAGCAGTCAATACCTGAGAATCACTTTTTTCCCTAGGGATCTTAACAAGaattattatttaaacaaaatacagTTGACTTGTGCAAAAGAAGTTtatgaaaataaggaaataatcCAAGTGGTATGAGACACATAACGGTAAGCAAGTGTCCATGACAACCCTGCTGCATGCTGGTGTCCAAGCAGAGCTTGCTAGCTTTCAGTGAGAGGCTGGAATGAAGCCACAGCATTTGGAACTGAACCCAGATCCTAGAGCTAATGTGTAGTACGTTGTTCACCCACCCAAAAATGTGTGTTCTGATGAGATACATACCGAGCAGTGCTCTGATGTCTGCACCTGAACATCTAGCAGTCTCTCACAGAGCAGTTTCAATGATGGCCGTCCGGTCtagaaacagaaaagacagaatcaAGCTGCCTTGCACTACttgaaatatatatacacacacagatgtgtgtgtatatatatgaaaatactAGTTTAAGTGTATTCCTCAAAGTATAGCACATCTCCACTTCTACTGGTGAACTTTCAAGAATAATTCATGAATTATGAGATTTATGTGTGTGCTGCTGAGAGGATTTTATGTTTATTTACCATAACCCTAAGATTTATGTTTGAGGTGCTTTGttgtgaaaaagaaaacctgaGTATACAGTTACAAAACTTAAAATATCTCCCTATAATGTGAACCTTTACTCCTGCAGTCTAAGCAGAAACTTGAacccatctgtttttttttatatCCCTATGGAAAGGATACCATTAAGATGATCGCGTAAGCCTTACTGTGAGTAGAACTCTACCATCTTATTTGTTTCCAGAAAAGCATTATAACGACGATGCAAGTGCTAAAGAATGGGAGAGCCACTGAATTTTGTGCACAGTTATTACTGGTAATGTTTGTATTGAACTAAGTAACTTATTGATACATTTCAAACACTAAGGAAACATTCAGCAAGACTAGTATTTTCCAATGACAAAAAGCAGGCATCCCTCTCGGGCAGGAGAGGAGGAACAGGCTCAGGCAGAGGCAGGTGCAGGAGGGAGCTTGCAGCCGGGAGTCAGCAGCTCATGAGTCCGTTAATTGAGATGCACCTTCCTGTCAGCTTCTTACCTTGACTCTCTGTCTGAAAGGCTTGTATCTTTGCGTGTCACGGATTTTCTTCTGAGGATGATCAAGAAATAGGACCTAGAAGAAATTACATTTCCAGTCCAAAGCGTGCTGTTGCATGGAAATCTCTACAGCTGAATGTGCAGCTTCCTGCTCCTTCCTTCCATCTGTTGTAAGCCATAGTTCAAAGCGATGAATGGGCAAGACCAAGATCATCCAGACACTGGCTGGATTCAAGACCCACAGTTCCACTCAGCATGAGAAACAGAACTGAATCTGGAGGCACTACTTGTGGAGACTACCTGCAGTGCTGGTACAGCGTAAGATGCCTGTCTCGGTAACGCTGACCAGACTGCTGAGCTCTGCGGGCTAAGCAAAGCATGCAAAAGGCTTTTTCATCATTCTGTTTCCTTCCTGGCTCTTTAGTAGGCAGATCTGTGCTACTGGCAACAGAGTTTACAACTGGAAGAACTTTAGTGGGCACGTGACTAGGGCTATGCTTGAGGCAGCATGAAATAACAAGAAACTGAGGTAACGGTGATAAAGCTGTAGCTTCTAGGAGTTCAGATGTTTTCATCTGATGCAGGAAGATGTACCAGAATTTAATCAGTTTTAAATTTAGGAAGACCTGTCTTCAAAATAACAAATTCGCAGCCACCTACCTTTAGATCATTGCGTAAAGCATGTCCAACTAAAATCCTTCCCTTCAAGATGTCAGCGACCTCCTTCTGAACTGTTTTAAAATCTTCACCTGAAAACAACACACAACGGAACGCTTTCCATTAGATGCGTAAGACAACTAAGCAAACTACAGTTAAAACCCTGCATCTTTTTTGTGAAGGCAACTGTGTCCTTGGGACTGTAGTTCTACAAATTTGTACAGTTCACCAAGTCCTCTACTTGTTACATGAGCCTAGAGAATTCCCTGAAGAGCACTGCACTGAAAGGAAATAAACTTCCTAGAAACCATAATCCACGAGTTAATTTCTTCTAGGGCATTAGTGACCACGCTGTAAAAAGGCTGCCTTCCCACCACTTTTCTTAGCATTCAGACTACATTTTATTTTCCGCTTCCCAAAACAGGTCTAAAACTTCTCCAAGCTCAGCCAGTGAGGCTTCTGTGATAGCCTGTTAAATTCTCCCTCCTTAAAGaacatttctggggaaaaaaacctcctaCCTGTATTTATATTCTCAGGGCGTATGCCACTAACAGCTGTTCTGTAATTGGTCACCTCTTCCGTAGGCTTGACGTACTTGTCATAAACGCACTTTCCAAACTGGTTCACGATGGACACGCGAGCCACAATGCTGTCTTCACCCTTGGGTCCCACTCCCACCATCTCGCAGTCCATGGCTACAGCTCGTGTCAGCCTGAAAGAGAAAGGACAGCCTGGTGACCCCTCCATCACAGGGACGCATAGTGGAGTTTCCAAGGTTCACGCGTTGATACGAACGGGGAAAACTCGGCAGTTTGTCTGTCTGCAGACTCAGGGAGACGTCACCTTACACTGTGCACCTGCAAACCACAGTTGTTAGAAGATAATCTCGATGCCATCCTTCCTGCTGGAACGCCACTCACCCTTCCGAAGCCTTTTCTTTAACCAGCGCCTGCTCCACAGACTTTTTGTGTCGGTCTGGTTCAAGTCCCAGATTTTTTCTAGCAATTTTTGCTGCTTCAGGTCCTATTGCAGCTTCAATATCTTTTGGATCGACGTCATCAAACCAGATCTCAGGCCTGATAAGCACAGATTTAATTACAGTTAACAATCAGTCTTGCATCTTTATAGTGTAGAAAAAAcgtattcattttttaaaatcaagaaattAGCCCCGTGAAAATTACTCTAGTGCTGTCACCTACGCAAGTTCGTTGCTGTATCTGGGAAGCAGGGGCAGCATGTGTCTTATTTCTCCCAAAATTTAGTCTGGAAGAGTGCAAGCTGTTCTGAATCCGCTGCTCTGTGCTCCTTACGTACACCTCCCACAATAAATATTCACACACATGTACGACGCCTGCAGTACTCACTCTTTGGGTTGCTGCTCCGCAGGTTCTTCATCTTTCCTCCTCTTATGTTTTACATCACCTTTCTCCTGTAAAATATTgccgcttttctttttttctttgctgccttTTCCACCGCTTTTGGTGCCGTTTACATTCTTCTCTGTTGCAACCCTCGTGGGTGTTGGCTTAGCCAAAGCAGGGCTGTCTTTAGCAGAACCACCGTCCCTTTCATTTCTGGGCTTGGCCTTTCCCACGTTCCCATTGACAGCTGGGACTTCGTGGCTGTTTCCTGCTTTGGGTGGGTGCTGCTTTCTGGGGTGCGTTTGACACGCCGGGAGGGGCTCGTGGGACCGATTTGCCTTTTGTTTCAGTACCTAAAACGACAAAGAAGGACAAAAGGATTATCTCTCTCCGTTTTGGACCCCGCCATCGTTCCGGAGGGCTCCTGGTGTCCTCGGTGCCAAGCGGCCCTGCGTCCCACCAATGCAGCGGGGCGCCCAGATCCCTGCCGGCAGCACTCACCGACTGACACGAAgatgattattatttttattttaattactacGTACAAGGTGGCACTGCGTTCCCTGGCAGCGGagccccggcccgccgcggggGCTGGCCCGGGCGAACCCCCCCCGGTTCCCCTCACCTCCTGCAGCGCCTTCCAGTTGCGGGAGAactccccggggccgcgggggggagcggccgccgccgccatgccggggccttcccccgccgccgcttccccggggccgcgccggaccttcctcctcctcctcctcctcctgctgcccttcccgcgggccgcgccgctcggccccgccgcctcggccTCCGCAGGGCTCCGCTTCGCCATGCggggccgccggggcgggggaaAGCAAGTCCCAGCCGGGCCGGGGCTATCGCGCCACGCCGGGGCCGCGCAGCGCCGCACCGCCCCGGCGGGGAACGCCGACCCGCGCTTGGGTTCCGGGCTGCGGGTGCGGGCCGGCAGCCGGGTGGGTTGGTCCCGtcggcccccccttccccccgcgaCCCGCCCCGCTCGTCCGGCCGCTCGCTCTGGCTCCGAGCTCGTTACTGCCGCGCTCTTTGGCTGCGGTGAACCTGCAAACATTGCgcaaacctcccccccccccgcagctgtCCCGCCGCCGCGGGCCCGCTCCCCCGTTCGCGCAGACCCCGCGCCCGTCCCGCCCGCTCCACGTCAGGCCGGGGGCCAGGCGCCGGCTCGGTCCCCCGCGGGCCGCTGCGGCATGGCGGTCAGCTGGGCGCTCCGGGCCCTCCTGGTGCtccccttggggctctgctggccGCCGGCCCTCCGGGAGGTGAGTGCGGCCTCCAGGAAACGGCGTTTCCAGGAAGCCTTCTTTttaatttctaggaaaaaaacaaaccccaaagagACAACGCGACGTGTTGGGAGCCAGAATCCATCAAACCTCGCTGGGCGAGGAGATCAAGCTGTTTCCTCTGGGCGGCTGCTGCGCTCAGCGCAGAGTAACGCCGTGGGAACGCGGCGCTGGGCTTGGCTCAGCGCCGCTGAGACGTCGCCGGCGTTGCTGCCGGGTGAGGTCCGGTGAAGCGGTAGTCTTGGCTCCATGGTCTGGCTAAGCGATCGTCTTGCATCCATTTgttgttcttaaaaaaacccacccctaaTGCTGTTCTTCTCCTCGCAGAAGTTTCTCGGCGCTTTGGATGCGGAAGATGTTTTCTCTTATTTTGGAACCAGCTCGGTGTCCGATGGTATGCAGGGCTCCTTCCTTCATTACAGAACACATCTGTCAGTTTATTTCTAATCCTGTACGTTTGATAACGCTAAGAACACTTGTTAGTGAACCCTGAGCCGACAAGCGTTTAGCATTTCTGAGTCACATTACTTGCTGAGGCAGCCCATGTTTCAGTGTGAAAGCGCTTGAAGAACTGGGTCAGTGTTTAAAATCTGCTGAAGGAGATACGGTGAATCTTCTTGCACATTTCTCCTGGGATCCTCATTCCTGGGTTGGTACTTTTCTATGAGATTAACAGATTCAGGTCTTCCGAGTGGGAAGCTTTAGACTGAGAATAGCTTTAAatgcacttattttttttttaaaataaacacatggaGAGACTGGTGTTCTGCATCTGGATTGGTGGTAGTTCAGAATAAAGAGATGTTTTAAATTCTCAAATCTTTAAAACTAGGATGTTGCCTGCTTGTGAGTTCACCTAGGGCTCATCTCAGCATCTCTGTCAGGATGATGATAATGCTGGCTCAGTAATACTCAACATCTGAGAAAGTAAAACTATCTCAGCCTTTGTTAAATGAACTGTTCTCCTTAGCGGGAGAGCAAAAGCGCTGATAAATCAGGATCCAGTTTCAGAGGTGCTGTCTGTTCCCGATCAGATTATTCTCACTTTGGAATGTATGAAAGCAAAGACGTTCTTTGACTGTTGACGTTATGGCCCCAAAAGGCCACAGTTGTCATTTGGAGAGTATGTTTTCCTAGGGGGATAGATCAttacatttgttttctgtgtatCAGCGTTTCTCATAACTGTTCCTTTTGTTCTGGTCTTGTTTCGTTTCTTTCAGTACCTGAGTTTGTTGTTGCTGAGCCAACTTGCCCTTGTAAAGAAGAACAGATTGGGCTGACGTCCTGTCGGATTCAGCATTGCTCCATTGAGGCCTGGGGAGAACTCTATGCCTTTGAATTTCTAGAGGACCAtgccctcctttcttcctcctttgtgaGCCATCAAGTGGTGAACTCTTCCTTTAGCTTACTGAAGCGATTCTCAGGCAACTGCTTTGCGGGTGGAAATCCACTGCAACCTCCTGGGGCTCAGTGTAGAGTCACTTACTGTGAAGAGCAGCTGGTGAGTATGCACTGGACTTCTTACAAGCGCTTACAGCCTTTGTAGGTTTGCAGCTTGATGCACCGAACGTGTGAATCACCCATTTAATAAACCTGAGCATTACAAAGGAGAAACAGGAAGGGCATGGCACACAGTGTTCCACTGATGGCAAATGTCTTTGGAATAACTCAGCGATGGAATTTCATCTCCTTTAGCAAGGAGTCGTCATTGCAGACAAGGAAAAGATTCATATCAGGCCTGTCAGAAGCAAAGATGTGGCCCTGCTGAAAGACCTCGGCTTCTCCAGACCCCACATTCTCTTCAGAAGTGCTGCAGGAGAGGCAAATGCAGCAAGAGGTAACGTGCATAGAGAGGAAGCCAGCTTGTTCTGCTTGGAAAAGCTGTCATCTGGCATTGGTGTTGCTTGCATGAGCTCAGGGCAAAAATTTGAATCTACAAATGTGTGAGTGTACTTGAATATGTTTCTCACCTCACTGAGGTGTAACTAGtgtgttttcctttaaatattttttattttgataggATAGGTGTGTTATTAAGGATGCTGACAGGTGAAAGAAATCAATAGAAACCTGAGCAAGCAACTGGAGAAGTGGTCTTCCAGCTGGATTATTCTAGGCTTTCAGGAAAAGGCAGTGGATCTGTAGTACTTTTTATGTTGTCTTGCATTTTAAACTCCCTGTATCCCTTTGTGCTGTTCAGCAGGGCGGTTTTCTTCTCGCCTGCAAaagagggctgagggagctgtcaaACATCTGGAGCTGATGGTCGTAGCCGGTCCAGATGTTTACTTGTACCACAGAGAGGACACGGAGAGATATATTCTCGCCAACCTGAACATTGTGAGTAGCTTTCTGTTTGGATCGCGGTCCCAGTGCAAGAGCTCACAGTGTCCCAGGCTGTGTCCCAGGCAGATGGACCTCTGTGAGAGTGCACTTCCAGAGGTGTTTGTGGTTACCCGCTCCTGGTGCAGAGCACTGCTTACGCGCAGGGTGTTCCTCTCAGCTTCTCTTGGCACTGTGTGGCAAGCTTTCCCTTGTACAAGGAGCTGCACAAGGAAACGCGGATGTTAGAAGCTCTGGGGTCGTAGCCTTAAAGCCTGTGTGGAAAATGTAGCTCTTCATTTCATTACTAATGTTGCTGTATGTCAGATACAATAGCAAGACTCTTACCACCAGAGCCTTCATCCAGTCCCTGCTGCTTTCAGTGAGATTGAACAAGATCCACTGAATTAATCTTACATTGTACATTtcaagattttatttctgttacagaTTTTCTCTAAATGTCTCCATTTGTTATTATTAAGAATTTGTTTATGCAATTCCTGTGTGTGTATATTGCAAAAAAGTCTTCAGCATTCACTCTCCTACCCTATGAAATTGTTTTCcgcacagatttttctttctccttcacagTATCTGACAAGTCTAAAACAGTTCTCATCTGTTGACAGATTTATTTACATTTGTAGTGCATACTTCAATGTTGTACTTCCTGATGATTTTGTCGTTGGCCCTGATGGTTACCAGGTGTGTTACCTTTGCAGTGAATGCAGCCCTGTTATTTGGAACAGGTAGTGAGAGTCACCAACGTGTTTTCTTTATTGAATCCTTTCTGTCTCTTAACAGGGGGCAGAGCTGCTGAGAGATGCCTCACTGGGTGCTCATTTCAGGGTTCATCTTATGCAAATGCTGGTTTTGAGAGAACCAGAGGTAAGCGGGGAGGACTATGTTCAAGTGTTGTCCAAGGGGTTGCTAAAAGCAGTGTGCAAACATGTGCCTTCTCTCTAGGCAGAGGTGAACATCACGACAAATATCACCTCTTCGCTGATCAGCGTTTGTGAGTGGAGCAAGAAAGTCAACCCCCAGAATGACTCCGATGCCCAGCATGCTGACGTTGTCCTCTACGTCACCAGGTATTGAAGCTCCCCTGCCCTGGGAGGGCACTGGAAATGCGGCCACTGGGTGTCCAGCTGTCAGCACGGTGACAGGGATTTGCACTGGGTCTGTTAGCAGTTTGGCATCACAAGGGTCTTTGGAAATAGGTTGATTCTCCTGTTTGGGATTGATTCTCCAGCCCTTAGTGTAATGCAGTTAGTCAGAGGTGCTGGTTCTTCAGTTTCTGAAGGAACTGGAATATTCCCCAAGCACTGACCAGCCAGACTTGAGCAGCACAGCCAAACCCCCTGCAGCCTTTTGGGGGCAGAAAGGTCAAACACTAATTGGAAATGAAAACCCACTGGTGTTTTCTACGGAAGATTTCTAGTGCAACTCTGACAAAGACATTTTTGTCTCACTTTCAGGCTCCTTGCTCTAAAATGCCTTAGCTAAATGTGTTGAAGGCAAGCTTTTCTTGAGTGTAATGGCTTTGTTTTGGTGCTCTTTCTTCAAAGAGGTGATGATACTGCTCTGTCTTTGTAAATAGGATTAGGTAATTTTATTCCGTTCTGCTTGTATGGGGACATCGGGATTTTTTAAGTGTAAAATCACTACAAATTTTGAACACTGCGCATTCATGGGATCTTGCTGCTACCATCTTGCCCCAGGGAGCTCCATGTGTCAAAAGAAATGTTAGGTAGCTGGCAAAGTTAAATCAGGAAAGTACAGATAGATTGAGTTGGATGTCTAGGCCTGACTTTATTAGCTTCAATGGTTCCTTGCTTTTGCCTCTGTATCTGTCTCCCTGGCTTTAGGTTTGACCTGGAGTTACCTGATGGGAACAAGGAGCTACGTGGCGTGACTCAGTTAGGGGGAGTCTGCTCCTCCTTCTGGAGCTGTGTTATTACCCAGGACACTGGCTTTGACCTGGGAGTCACCATAGCCCATGAGATTGGGCACAGGTCAGTAGGAAAGCCCCAGAGCAGCCCAGTATATGTTAATCAGGTAAAAACATTCCCCAGTTTAATGGATTCTGAAGAAGGAAAAGGTTCTCTTGGCATAACAGGGGGTTTCCTATAGat
This genomic stretch from Opisthocomus hoazin isolate bOpiHoa1 chromosome 19, bOpiHoa1.hap1, whole genome shotgun sequence harbors:
- the REXO4 gene encoding RNA exonuclease 4, with product MAKRSPAEAEAAGPSGAARGKGSRRRRRRRKVRRGPGEAAAGEGPGMAAAAAPPRGPGEFSRNWKALQEVLKQKANRSHEPLPACQTHPRKQHPPKAGNSHEVPAVNGNVGKAKPRNERDGGSAKDSPALAKPTPTRVATEKNVNGTKSGGKGSKEKKKSGNILQEKGDVKHKRRKDEEPAEQQPKEPEIWFDDVDPKDIEAAIGPEAAKIARKNLGLEPDRHKKSVEQALVKEKASEGLTRAVAMDCEMVGVGPKGEDSIVARVSIVNQFGKCVYDKYVKPTEEVTNYRTAVSGIRPENINTGEDFKTVQKEVADILKGRILVGHALRNDLKVLFLDHPQKKIRDTQRYKPFRQRVKTGRPSLKLLCERLLDVQVQTSEHCSIQDAQAAMRLYTLEKKKWEAAVKNKSNDKNSKT